The Halalkalibacter krulwichiae genome has a segment encoding these proteins:
- a CDS encoding anti-repressor SinI family protein, with protein MSNNENDLDSGWVELIVAAKKLGLSYDEVKDFFRTKSIDPAFIKSQMTEEK; from the coding sequence ATGAGTAACAATGAAAATGACCTTGATAGTGGTTGGGTCGAACTGATAGTGGCTGCAAAGAAATTAGGATTATCGTATGATGAAGTGAAGGACTTTTTTCGGACAAAATCAATCGATCCTGCTTTTATTAAGAGTCAAATGACCGAGGAGAAATAA
- a CDS encoding helix-turn-helix domain-containing protein, with protein sequence MIGERVKKFRLEKGFSLSELAEKAGVAKSYLSSIERNIQSNPSIQFLEKISSVLGVSVEVLLNEEEHYKNELDSAWVELVREAMESGISKEQFKEYLEFNKWKNKQS encoded by the coding sequence ATGATTGGTGAGAGAGTTAAAAAGTTTCGACTAGAGAAAGGCTTCTCATTATCCGAATTGGCCGAAAAAGCTGGTGTAGCTAAATCTTACTTAAGCTCGATTGAGAGAAATATCCAGTCCAATCCCTCTATTCAATTTTTAGAGAAGATTTCCTCTGTACTCGGAGTTTCGGTAGAGGTTCTTTTAAATGAAGAGGAACATTATAAGAATGAACTCGATTCAGCATGGGTTGAGCTTGTTCGCGAAGCAATGGAATCTGGAATAAGTAAAGAACAATTTAAAGAGTATTTAGAGTTTAACAAATGGAAAAACAAACAATCGTAA
- a CDS encoding DNA-3-methyladenine glycosylase has protein sequence MDIEPIDQYFFEKPTLTLAKELIGKQLIKETEEGIAGGWIVETEAYIGPEDRAAHSYNNRRTKRTEVMFGPAGTIYTYVMHTHCLVNIVSGEVDKPEAVLIRAVEPVIGVELMRERRGIDKKMIDLASGPGKLTKALGIVKEDYGLPSYQRPLYIAPGRVVEEIESGPRIGIENSGEARDYPWRFWEKGSKFTSR, from the coding sequence ATGGACATAGAGCCAATAGACCAATACTTTTTTGAAAAACCGACGCTGACACTGGCAAAAGAATTAATTGGGAAACAATTAATAAAAGAGACAGAAGAAGGGATCGCCGGAGGTTGGATTGTTGAGACAGAAGCTTATATAGGTCCTGAAGACAGAGCCGCACATAGCTATAATAATAGAAGGACGAAGAGGACTGAAGTAATGTTTGGTCCAGCAGGTACTATTTACACATATGTGATGCATACTCATTGCTTAGTTAATATTGTAAGTGGGGAAGTGGATAAGCCAGAAGCTGTCTTAATTCGAGCCGTTGAACCGGTTATCGGAGTGGAACTGATGCGAGAAAGAAGAGGCATTGACAAAAAAATGATCGATTTAGCAAGTGGACCAGGTAAGTTAACGAAAGCATTAGGAATTGTAAAGGAAGACTACGGTTTGCCAAGCTATCAACGCCCCCTTTACATAGCGCCAGGAAGAGTAGTAGAAGAGATTGAATCAGGTCCAAGAATTGGAATTGAAAACAGTGGCGAGGCAAGAGATTATCCATGGCGTTTTTGGGAAAAAGGCAGTAAGTTTACATCAAGATAA
- a CDS encoding agmatine deiminase family protein, which translates to MYPRELGFYMPAEWTPHQRTFISWPVQESMVYPDDYKNVCDGYTELVEAIAGFEPVTIISNPKDVELLKQKFVNQRVDVLSIEHNDAWFRDNGPTFVRNKDGEIAGVNWVFNAWGEKYSPWKLDDEVAPKVLEHYDIRRFDAQIVMEGGSFHVDGEGTLITTEECLLNPNRNPDLTKELIEQYLKDYLNVETIIWLKNGLSGDETDGHVDNVACFADPGKVIIQVCHDVNDDNYQITQENLEILRNATDAKGRKLEIIEIEQPPAVHFEESRLTLSYLNFYFVNGGIILPIFGGAAKETDQKAIEVLQATFPDRIIKTIDGMAVIKEGGNVHCTTQQMIAE; encoded by the coding sequence ATGTATCCAAGAGAGTTAGGGTTTTATATGCCAGCAGAATGGACACCACATCAGCGCACATTCATTTCATGGCCTGTGCAAGAGTCGATGGTGTATCCAGATGATTATAAAAATGTATGTGATGGGTATACCGAGCTAGTTGAAGCAATTGCCGGATTTGAACCTGTTACGATCATTAGCAATCCAAAAGATGTCGAATTATTAAAGCAGAAATTTGTCAATCAGCGTGTTGATGTCCTTTCAATTGAACACAACGATGCATGGTTTCGTGATAATGGTCCGACATTTGTTCGAAATAAAGATGGTGAAATTGCAGGGGTTAATTGGGTCTTTAATGCTTGGGGTGAGAAGTATAGTCCATGGAAATTAGATGATGAAGTTGCGCCAAAAGTGTTAGAGCATTATGATATTAGACGATTTGATGCTCAAATTGTAATGGAGGGAGGCTCTTTTCATGTTGATGGTGAGGGAACGCTTATTACGACAGAAGAGTGTCTACTTAACCCCAATCGAAACCCTGATTTAACAAAAGAATTAATTGAGCAATATTTAAAAGACTATTTAAATGTGGAGACAATCATTTGGTTGAAGAATGGTTTAAGTGGTGATGAAACAGACGGTCATGTCGACAATGTTGCTTGTTTTGCAGACCCTGGAAAAGTCATTATCCAAGTTTGTCATGACGTGAACGATGATAATTATCAAATTACACAAGAGAACCTAGAAATTTTAAGAAATGCAACGGATGCCAAAGGTAGAAAGTTAGAAATCATTGAGATTGAGCAGCCGCCAGCTGTGCATTTCGAGGAAAGTCGGTTGACACTAAGCTATTTAAATTTTTATTTTGTAAATGGTGGGATTATTCTACCTATTTTTGGTGGTGCTGCAAAGGAAACGGATCAAAAAGCAATTGAGGTTTTGCAAGCAACATTTCCGGACCGAATCATTAAAACGATTGATGGCATGGCCGTTATTAAAGAGGGCGGAAATGTACATTGTACGACTCAGCAAATGATTGCAGAATGA
- a CDS encoding triple tyrosine motif-containing protein has translation MKKLTIFLVFLCSFFLFSETSFANSSNQLIIINKATNQLAYYNNGKMIKTFKVATGRQSSYTPEGTFKIVNKIKNRPYYKANIPGGHPNNPLGDRWLGINARGTNGTTYAIHGNNNAGSIGTYASAGCVRMYNDDVRWLFDQVKVNTPVVITSTSQSFEAIAASHGYNVGTKLKDVTVSVKSPQPTNTSVQIQASTSSGKDSLFKYSVYDGKKWTTIKDYTSSKSVKWKPTKAGSYKLRVQAKSKNSKKNFDDEKVISYNIFTPASVKSIKADKTSPQPTKTNVALTASSNNNNNNLFKFLVYDGSKWKTIQDFSSKTKVNWKPQKAGSYKIKVQAKHKQSKKKYDSEKTISYKVFEPAKLTSFKTEKASPTPAQSSVELTATSSNNKEHLFKFLVKDGDKWKTIQDFSSKTKASWKPTKEGSYQLKVQVKHKSSKKKFDAEKVMDHVVFKKATINTIKTDKVSPQFSKTNVVISASPASNKDHLYKFSIHDGNSWKTVQNYSNSSSFNWKPSHEGRFKIKVEVKHKLSKEKYDAVKEIDYYINKPVTIQELTPTVREHKPGVPVTISAKASGGSDLMYRFERLDNSNWQLLQDYSTNNSFKWTTPTAGGDYKIRVLVKSKGATKHDALLEKTYTVIVPNEIKAETISEEQASLEDVEEAEELDTIEVDVDVDVDVDEEENE, from the coding sequence ATGAAAAAGCTGACGATCTTTCTTGTTTTTCTTTGTTCATTCTTTTTATTTAGCGAAACATCATTCGCTAATTCTAGTAATCAATTAATTATTATTAACAAAGCAACAAACCAACTAGCTTACTACAATAACGGAAAAATGATTAAAACGTTTAAAGTCGCCACAGGTAGACAAAGTAGTTATACACCTGAAGGGACATTTAAAATTGTTAATAAAATAAAAAATCGACCTTATTACAAAGCAAATATTCCTGGTGGCCATCCAAATAACCCATTAGGCGATCGCTGGCTCGGCATTAACGCCAGGGGAACAAATGGAACAACATATGCCATCCACGGGAACAACAATGCCGGTTCTATCGGTACGTACGCTAGCGCTGGCTGTGTTCGGATGTATAACGATGATGTCCGCTGGCTATTTGATCAAGTAAAAGTAAACACTCCTGTTGTAATTACGAGTACAAGTCAATCTTTCGAAGCAATTGCTGCTTCACATGGTTATAATGTTGGAACGAAACTAAAAGATGTAACCGTTTCAGTCAAGAGTCCACAACCGACAAATACATCAGTTCAAATTCAAGCTTCGACATCAAGTGGAAAAGACTCGCTATTTAAGTATTCTGTCTATGACGGAAAGAAATGGACGACAATAAAAGACTACACATCTAGTAAATCAGTAAAATGGAAGCCGACAAAAGCTGGGTCCTATAAGCTCAGAGTTCAGGCAAAGAGCAAAAACTCAAAGAAAAATTTCGATGATGAAAAAGTGATTAGCTACAACATCTTTACACCTGCATCAGTGAAATCCATCAAAGCCGACAAAACTAGCCCGCAACCGACAAAAACAAATGTTGCCTTGACCGCTTCAAGCAACAACAATAACAATAACTTGTTCAAGTTTTTAGTGTATGACGGCTCAAAATGGAAAACAATTCAAGACTTTTCTTCCAAAACGAAGGTCAATTGGAAACCACAAAAGGCTGGGTCCTATAAGATCAAAGTTCAAGCAAAGCATAAACAGTCAAAAAAGAAATATGACTCTGAAAAAACAATTAGCTATAAAGTTTTTGAACCTGCAAAGCTAACATCTTTTAAAACGGAAAAAGCTAGTCCTACTCCAGCTCAATCATCCGTTGAACTGACAGCGACTTCTTCTAACAACAAGGAACATCTATTTAAATTCCTTGTGAAAGACGGAGACAAGTGGAAAACAATTCAGGACTTTTCTTCCAAAACAAAAGCAAGCTGGAAACCAACAAAAGAAGGTTCTTATCAGCTTAAAGTCCAAGTAAAACATAAATCATCCAAAAAGAAATTTGATGCCGAGAAAGTAATGGACCACGTAGTCTTTAAGAAAGCAACGATTAATACAATTAAAACCGATAAAGTAAGTCCACAGTTTTCGAAAACTAATGTTGTGATATCAGCTTCTCCAGCAAGCAATAAAGATCATTTGTATAAATTCTCAATTCATGATGGAAATTCGTGGAAAACAGTTCAGAACTATTCAAACTCTTCTTCTTTTAACTGGAAGCCGTCACATGAAGGCCGCTTTAAAATTAAAGTCGAAGTGAAACATAAGCTCTCTAAAGAAAAATACGATGCTGTAAAAGAGATTGATTATTACATTAATAAGCCAGTCACGATTCAAGAACTAACTCCAACCGTACGCGAGCATAAGCCAGGTGTACCAGTAACAATTAGCGCAAAAGCCTCTGGCGGAAGCGACCTTATGTACCGGTTCGAACGACTTGATAACTCGAACTGGCAGCTGTTACAAGACTATTCAACGAATAATAGCTTTAAGTGGACCACCCCAACAGCAGGTGGCGACTATAAGATTCGTGTATTAGTAAAAAGCAAAGGAGCAACAAAGCATGATGCCTTACTAGAGAAAACCTATACCGTAATCGTCCCTAATGAAATCAAAGCTGAAACGATTAGTGAGGAACAGGCTAGCTTGGAAGATGTGGAGGAGGCAGAAGAACTAGATACCATTGAAGTAGATGTAGATGTAGATGTAGATGTGGATGAAGAAGAAAACGAATAA
- a CDS encoding GNAT family N-acetyltransferase, with product MFIRKASQVELSFIHSWAPFVQNEATVGYMDGSNMNMNAEMLTFYNGEYHVIGDKQTIFGWVLVGENVLPHEQELSGIILELFVLPKFRQFGYGKHLMTYALNYFKMKNFKKVQLNVFAGNHAKQLYEKLGFYEVSTLMERSI from the coding sequence ATGTTTATTAGAAAAGCTTCTCAAGTAGAGTTATCATTCATCCATAGCTGGGCACCTTTCGTTCAAAACGAAGCTACAGTTGGGTATATGGATGGAAGTAATATGAACATGAATGCCGAAATGCTGACTTTTTATAATGGTGAATATCATGTGATTGGAGACAAACAAACAATATTTGGATGGGTATTGGTCGGAGAAAACGTTCTACCTCACGAGCAGGAACTTTCCGGCATTATTTTGGAGTTGTTTGTTTTACCCAAATTTAGACAATTTGGATATGGTAAACATCTAATGACGTATGCTTTAAACTATTTCAAAATGAAAAATTTCAAGAAAGTACAACTGAATGTATTTGCTGGAAATCATGCAAAGCAATTATATGAGAAGCTAGGCTTTTACGAAGTTTCAACGTTAATGGAACGTTCAATATAG
- a CDS encoding YpiB family protein, giving the protein MNNWISTSEKSSFLKWFLSAHQLKHKDAKMLIEYLLKQHPILENLTFTNSLKLNEKTIVISSMQSDQPGFIYYNGKRKTEDISKALGDLMTNPADKVYILLHFYGKQANPRYQQLLEPSTNYFVRHKQFQEYSKETNLLIEKALIEQEIKNVREQIDAALDQNDKQLFIKLVERLQELKELEKKQHT; this is encoded by the coding sequence ATGAACAATTGGATTTCCACTTCGGAAAAAAGCAGTTTTCTAAAATGGTTTTTGTCGGCCCACCAACTGAAACATAAAGATGCCAAAATGCTAATTGAATATTTGCTTAAGCAACATCCTATTCTAGAGAACTTAACCTTCACCAATTCCCTTAAACTTAATGAAAAAACGATCGTCATTTCAAGTATGCAATCTGATCAACCTGGCTTCATTTATTATAATGGCAAAAGAAAAACAGAAGATATCTCTAAAGCTCTTGGTGACTTAATGACCAACCCTGCAGATAAGGTATATATTCTTTTACACTTTTATGGAAAGCAAGCCAATCCGCGATACCAACAACTATTAGAGCCTTCCACTAACTACTTCGTTCGACACAAACAATTTCAAGAATATTCCAAAGAAACCAACCTTCTCATCGAAAAGGCTTTGATCGAACAAGAAATCAAAAATGTCCGAGAACAAATTGATGCAGCACTCGATCAAAACGATAAGCAGCTTTTTATTAAACTAGTAGAACGATTACAAGAATTAAAAGAACTCGAGAAAAAGCAGCATACGTAA
- a CDS encoding thioredoxin family protein, with the protein MKKILIFGGAVILLFVALVVVSNAQQTQKSEGNPFGKSQLHPATIEIMDDPNYQNIILPEELETSIADEEEVTVYFYSSTCQFCKETTPRLVPIADEKEVNLVQYNLLEFEDGWEQYDITATPTVVHYENGDEAGRIVGAAENEEFEQFFENIVLN; encoded by the coding sequence ATGAAGAAAATATTAATCTTTGGTGGGGCTGTTATTTTATTGTTTGTTGCTTTAGTAGTAGTATCTAATGCGCAACAAACTCAGAAATCCGAAGGCAACCCATTTGGAAAAAGTCAGCTTCATCCGGCTACGATCGAAATTATGGATGATCCAAATTATCAAAACATCATTTTGCCAGAAGAATTAGAAACGTCTATTGCTGATGAAGAAGAAGTAACTGTTTATTTTTATAGTTCAACTTGCCAATTCTGTAAGGAAACAACTCCAAGGCTGGTTCCGATAGCAGACGAGAAAGAAGTAAACCTTGTTCAATATAATTTATTAGAATTTGAAGATGGCTGGGAGCAGTATGATATTACAGCAACGCCGACTGTTGTCCATTATGAAAATGGAGACGAAGCTGGTCGTATTGTAGGAGCAGCTGAGAATGAAGAGTTTGAACAGTTTTTTGAAAATATCGTATTAAATTAA
- a CDS encoding disulfide formation protein C, translating to MKKNIENIAMVAWVTSLIATLGSLYFSEVKLFEPCTLCWYQRILMYPLVIILGIGVIRKDSSAAMYSAVLSFIGFCLAGYHYAIQKISFFAETAPSCGRVPCTGQYINWFGFVTIPFLALTAFLIIFICSFVILRKAKGE from the coding sequence ATGAAGAAAAATATTGAAAACATTGCGATGGTTGCTTGGGTTACATCTTTGATTGCGACACTGGGTTCTTTATACTTCTCAGAGGTGAAACTCTTTGAACCTTGTACTTTGTGCTGGTATCAACGAATTCTTATGTACCCACTAGTAATTATATTAGGAATAGGTGTTATTCGTAAAGATTCAAGTGCGGCAATGTATTCAGCCGTTTTATCATTTATTGGTTTTTGTCTAGCAGGCTATCATTATGCGATTCAGAAAATTTCGTTTTTCGCGGAGACAGCACCTAGCTGTGGTCGAGTACCTTGTACAGGCCAATACATTAATTGGTTTGGCTTTGTAACGATTCCATTTTTAGCATTAACGGCTTTCTTGATTATATTCATTTGTAGTTTCGTTATTTTACGTAAAGCAAAGGGGGAATAA
- a CDS encoding NADPH-dependent FMN reductase: MSKLKIGIILGSTRQGRVSPQVGEWVKGIADKREDADYEIVDIADFELPLLGEGTGEEPGIAAWNEKLSSLDGFVFIVQEYNHSITGALKNALDSAREAWNNKAAGIVSYGSTGGARAAEHLRGIMGELMIADVRVHPTLSLFTDFENGSVFKPADLHLDNVEAMLDQVHAWSGALKSLR, from the coding sequence ATGTCAAAGTTGAAGATTGGAATTATTTTAGGAAGTACACGTCAAGGGCGTGTAAGTCCTCAAGTAGGCGAATGGGTAAAGGGGATTGCTGATAAGCGTGAAGATGCTGATTACGAGATTGTAGATATTGCAGACTTTGAGTTGCCGCTATTGGGAGAAGGTACAGGAGAAGAACCTGGGATCGCAGCTTGGAATGAAAAGTTGTCTAGTCTTGATGGGTTCGTTTTCATTGTTCAGGAATACAACCATAGCATTACAGGAGCTCTGAAAAATGCACTTGATTCTGCTAGGGAAGCTTGGAATAATAAAGCGGCTGGTATCGTAAGTTATGGATCTACTGGTGGTGCGAGGGCGGCTGAACATCTGCGTGGGATTATGGGTGAGTTAATGATCGCTGATGTACGAGTGCACCCTACGTTATCTTTATTTACTGATTTTGAGAACGGGAGTGTGTTCAAGCCGGCGGATCTTCATCTAGATAATGTTGAGGCGATGTTAGATCAAGTTCATGCTTGGAGTGGAGCTTTAAAATCATTAAGATAA
- a CDS encoding ParM/StbA family protein gives MSKSRIAAIDVGNDSVKALFGKTDFELNIPNVIARDTEDRPVIGIEDLNDKDPLDGIHIRVHSPALKENNVIYRVGNLATKSDNPSELDPGSSKSEEDQTLVMLFATLALDAVREENGSLFKKTNNVIDANYTLGTGLPLREVKEGKDVGYRSRLLSSVHQVEFLVTPKYQGLKVNIRFDQLKVYPEGFAAYINLVMDNNLTIINRDLVDKQIIIQDIGGLSTDIAVVKNRNVDDDKAQGFNLGVSESLEAIREEIRTKHGVELDSRRDVVEILTKKHDRNHIMVKGSRTSVHDITDRILLELAKKQYRHLRNVWQKNSQTEIAYFVGGGAMVLKDYLTTLNNNLDGYNIGFFEDEKESIWMMANAYYKLIAAFDRKNNKENNKEADKKAVKN, from the coding sequence ATGAGTAAAAGTAGAATTGCTGCAATTGATGTTGGAAATGATTCAGTTAAAGCTTTATTTGGAAAAACAGATTTCGAATTAAATATCCCTAATGTGATTGCTAGAGATACAGAAGATCGTCCTGTGATAGGGATTGAAGATTTAAATGACAAAGATCCATTGGATGGAATACATATTCGTGTTCACTCGCCAGCGTTAAAGGAGAACAATGTTATCTATCGAGTTGGAAACTTAGCTACAAAAAGTGACAATCCTTCTGAGTTGGATCCTGGAAGCAGTAAGTCAGAAGAGGACCAAACGCTTGTAATGTTATTTGCGACATTAGCTTTAGATGCAGTTAGAGAAGAGAATGGATCGCTTTTCAAAAAAACGAATAATGTAATTGATGCAAATTACACGCTAGGGACAGGTCTTCCTCTTCGTGAAGTGAAGGAAGGAAAAGATGTAGGGTACCGTTCTCGTTTATTGAGCTCTGTTCACCAAGTTGAATTTTTAGTAACACCTAAGTATCAAGGTCTAAAAGTTAATATTAGGTTTGATCAATTGAAAGTGTATCCTGAGGGATTTGCTGCGTATATTAATCTAGTGATGGATAATAACCTTACTATTATTAATAGAGATTTAGTGGACAAGCAAATCATTATTCAGGATATCGGTGGTCTTTCAACGGATATTGCTGTTGTTAAAAATCGCAATGTTGATGATGATAAAGCGCAAGGGTTTAACCTTGGTGTGTCTGAATCATTAGAGGCGATTCGTGAAGAAATTCGTACAAAACATGGTGTAGAGTTAGATAGTCGTAGAGATGTAGTAGAAATTTTAACGAAAAAACATGATCGTAACCACATCATGGTCAAAGGTAGTCGGACAAGCGTCCATGATATTACGGATCGCATCTTGCTAGAACTTGCCAAGAAGCAATATCGTCATTTGCGTAATGTATGGCAAAAGAATTCGCAAACGGAAATTGCTTATTTCGTTGGTGGTGGTGCGATGGTGTTAAAGGATTACTTAACAACGTTAAATAACAATTTGGATGGATATAACATTGGTTTCTTTGAAGATGAGAAAGAAAGCATCTGGATGATGGCGAATGCTTACTATAAGTTAATTGCTGCATTTGATCGTAAAAACAACAAAGAAAACAATAAAGAAGCAGATAAAAAAGCTGTAAAAAACTAG